Within the Candidatus Angelobacter sp. genome, the region ATTCGTCCTCTCATTCAGCGGAAGCCCTTTGAGAATTTGAAAACCGGTCGTCGCCGCGGAAGCATCTCGACTGAGAACCGGGTCGCTCGGCCATGCCCCATCACGATCTACCCGACGATTCTTGTCAAGAATCGCTTCCCACACCTCCGCCCTCCGCCCTGCCCTCCGTCTTCTGTCGTCTGCCTGCGCCGCCTTCATCCATTCGGCCAAACTCCCTCTTGTCGTTCTGTTCTGAACGTGTATTCTCGGATGGTTCAAGATGACCCCGGAGGAAAAGGCCCGTGAGGAAATCGACGCGAACACCGCGACGCGTCGAAGTTCACTTTGGTTTCGCCACGAAGCGCCTTGGAAGTTATGCACGAATTGTGGGATGCTACGACCAGTTAAGTGCGGATTCTGGCAGAATGATTTCGTGATTTAATGCCTGACTATAATCCAATCCTAAACAATCCCTACGAACAACCGGAATGGCATTACGCCACGAACCCACAGGGTGAACTGGATTATTCGCGTCCGGTCAAGGGACGCCGCGTCTTCAGGCCGGAAGTCCAAACGATTCCCGTTCGTCAGGGCCCGCAAGGCGAGTTGATGGGGTTTAACGAAGTGGCCGCGACCGAGCATGGCAATCATGTCGTCAATCTGCTCCGCCGCGAGGTGGGCGTATGGAGGCAGGCTAAATATCCGCAGACGACGCGCATCACACGTGAGTTGCTTTATTTTTGGTTCCTCAATCCTGGACGCGATTCCACACAATCCCTCTTCTTCGCCCAGCGCGAAGCGATTGAGACCGCGATTTGGCTCAACGAAGTCGCCGAGAAATCGAACGTCGGCCAGCACATTCTTCGACAGCTTGAAGAAGCACGGAAAGTTTCCGCTTCGCCGGAAAACAATCTTCCACGCATTGCATTCAAGATGGCGACGGGTTCGGGCAAGACCGTCGTCATGGGTGCGCTCATCGCTTACCATTATTTCAATCGTGCTGAGTATCGGAACGATGTCCGCTTCGCCGACAACTTTCTCCTGATTGCGCCGGGCATCACGATTCGCGACCGACTCGGCGTGTTGCGCGTGGATACACGTTTGGGAGTGGACGCGGAAGATTACTACCATGTTCGCTACCTCGTGCCTGAAACATGGCGCAAGGAAATGCCGGAGTTGAACAAACGGCTTGTCATCACCAACTATCACGCGTTCGAACCGAAAACACTCCAAGGCAACAAACGTTCTCCAATGGACGGCAAGTTTCAGGCGGACGGAACAAAGCAAGAGGCCGTCGAAGATCATTCACAAGTCATAGGTCGTTTGCTCGGTAGTTTCCGTCCCGGTTCCCGCCTGCTCGTCATAAATGACGAGGCGCATCATTGTTATCTGCCACGCGAAGACGATCAGAAGGCAGAGGGCGAGGACGCTGCCGAAGAAAATCGCCGCGCATCCGTTTGGTTCAATGGACTGGTGCGCGTGGCACAGCGATTCAAAGTCCGTAGCATCTACGACCCGCCAACCTT harbors:
- a CDS encoding DEAD/DEAH box helicase family protein, encoding MPDYNPILNNPYEQPEWHYATNPQGELDYSRPVKGRRVFRPEVQTIPVRQGPQGELMGFNEVAATEHGNHVVNLLRREVGVWRQAKYPQTTRITRELLYFWFLNPGRDSTQSLFFAQREAIETAIWLNEVAEKSNVGQHILRQLEEARKVSASPENNLPRIAFKMATGSGKTVVMGALIAYHYFNRAEYRNDVRFADNFLLIAPGITIRDRLGVLRVDTRLGVDAEDYYHVRYLVPETWRKEMPELNKRLVITNYHAFEPKTLQGNKRSPMDGKFQADGTKQEAVEDHSQVIGRLLGSFRPGSRLLVINDEAHHCYLPREDDQKAEGEDAAEENRRASVWFNGLVRVAQRFKVRSIYDPPTFPA